GCCGTTGAGCTGGGAGATCTTGGTCTTCACCACGTCCATGCCGACGCCACGGCCGGAGACGTCGGAAATCTCCGTCTTGGTGGAGAAGCCCGGGGCGAAGATCAGGTTGTAGCACTCCAGCTCGGTGAGGCGATCCGCGGCGTCCTTGTCCAGCAGGCCCTTCTCCACCGCCTTGGCGCGGAGCACGGCGGCGTCCATGCCCTTGCCGTCGTCGGTGATCATCAGCAGGATGTGGTCGCCCTCCTGCTCGGCGGACAGGACCACCCGACCGGTACGCGGCTTGCCGGCGGCCTCGCGCTCGTCGGGGGACTCGATGCCGTGGTCGACCGCATTGCGCACCAGGTGGACCAGCGGGTCGGCCAGGGCCTCCACCAGGTTCTTGTCCAGGTCGGTCTCCTCGCCCACCAGCTCGAGGTTGATTTCCTTCTTGAGGTTGCGCGCCAGGTCGCGGACCAGGCGCGGGAAGCGGCCGAAGACCTTCTTGATCGGCTGCATCCGGGTCTTCATCACGGCGGTCTGCAGGTCGGCGGTGACCACGTCCAGGTTGGACACGGCCTTGGCCATGGACTCGTCGCCGCTGTTGGCGCCCAGGCGAACCAGGCGGTTACGCACCAGCACCAGCTCGCCCACCATGTTCATGATCTCGTCCAGGCGCGCGGTATCGACACGCACCGTGGTTTCCGCTTCGCTGGCCACGGCCGGACCAGCCGCGCCGTTGCCGGCGGCGGGCGCAGCCGGACGCGCGACCGGTTCGGCCTTCGGAGCCGGCTTGGCAGCGGGTACGGGCGCCGGGCGGCTGGCGGCCGGCACGGGAGTCGGCGCCGCAGTCGCCACGGGGTCCTCGGTGGCGCCGGAGAACTTGCCCTTGCCATGCAACTGGTCCAGCAGGGCCTCGAACTCGTCGTCGGTGATATTGCCACCACCCTCGGCGGCGGCCGGGACCACGGCGGGCGCCTCGGACTTCACCGGGGCGGCGGGCTCAGCAGCACCATTGAACTTGCCCTTGCCATGGAGCTGGTCCAGCAGGGCTTCGAACTCGTCGTCGCTGATGTCGTCGCCAGCGCCGGCGCCAACCGGAATGGCCAAGGCCGGGGCGGACGCGTGGGCGGACACCGCGACCTCGGACTCGACCGCACCGGAGAACTTGCCCTTGCCATGCAGCTGGTCCAGCAGGGACTCGAACTCGTCGTCGCTGATCTCGTCGCTCGCATCCTTCGCCACCGCAGCGGCGATGGCGTCGCTGTCGCCGAGGGCGTCCAGCAACTGCTCGAACTCGCTGTCGGAGATATCCATCGAGGATTCGCCGGACACGACCGCGACCGGTGCCGGAGCCGGCTCCGCGGCCACGACCGCTGCCGGTTCGGCAGCCTGGGGCGCGGGCTCCGCGCCGG
This genomic window from Pseudomonas furukawaii contains:
- a CDS encoding chemotaxis protein CheA; this translates as MSFDADEEILQDFLVEAGEILEQLSEQLVELESRPDDMDLLNAIFRGFHTVKGGAGFLQLNALVECCHIAENVFDILRKGVRRVDAELMDVVLQALDTVNEMFSEVRERSEPTPATPELLAALSRLAEPAGAEPAPQAAEPAAVVAAEPAPAPVAVVSGESSMDISDSEFEQLLDALGDSDAIAAAVAKDASDEISDDEFESLLDQLHGKGKFSGAVESEVAVSAHASAPALAIPVGAGAGDDISDDEFEALLDQLHGKGKFNGAAEPAAPVKSEAPAVVPAAAEGGGNITDDEFEALLDQLHGKGKFSGATEDPVATAAPTPVPAASRPAPVPAAKPAPKAEPVARPAAPAAGNGAAGPAVASEAETTVRVDTARLDEIMNMVGELVLVRNRLVRLGANSGDESMAKAVSNLDVVTADLQTAVMKTRMQPIKKVFGRFPRLVRDLARNLKKEINLELVGEETDLDKNLVEALADPLVHLVRNAVDHGIESPDEREAAGKPRTGRVVLSAEQEGDHILLMITDDGKGMDAAVLRAKAVEKGLLDKDAADRLTELECYNLIFAPGFSTKTEISDVSGRGVGMDVVKTKISQLNGTVNVFSQKGAGSKIVIKVPLTLAIMPTLMVMLGNQAFAFPLVNVNEIFHLDLSRTNVVDGQEVVIVRDKALPLFYLKRWLVRDAAVEEQGEGHVVILSVGTQRIGFVVDQLVGQEEVVIKPLGKMLQGTPGMSGATITGDGRIALILDVPSMLKHYARRG